The nucleotide sequence TTCGGCGTGCGGGATGCGCTGGCCGCGACGTACACGCCGGCGTGCGCGCGCATCCACCCGGCCAAGCTGGTGCGCGGTCTCGCCCGGGTCGTCGAACGCCGCGGAGCGACCATCGCGGAGGGCACGGAGGTGCTGTCGTGGGACGCCGGGACGGTGCAGGTGCGCTCCGGCGGTTGCGCGCGCACGGTCCGAGCGGGCACCGTGGTGAACGCGACCGAGGGATACGGCTCGCAGCTTCCGCAGGTGGGCCGCCGCATCCTCCCGCTCTACTCGCTGATGATCGCCACCGAGCCGCTGCCCGACGCCACGTGGGAGCGCATCGGCATCGAGCACGGGCAGACGTTCACCGACTTCCGGAACCTCATCGTCTACGGGCAGCGGACCGCTGACAACCGGTTCGCGTTCGGGGGCCGCGGCGCGCGGTACCACCTGGGGAGCGCCATCCGGCCGGGATACGACCGGTCGCCGCGCGTGCGCGACCACCTCATCCACACGCTCCACGACCTCTTCCCGGACGCCGCGGGCGCCAGGATCACGCACCACTGGGGCGGACCACTCGGCGTTCCGCGCGACTGGCACGCGAGCGTCGGCTACGACCGCGACGCACGCGAGGCCTGGGCCGGCGGTTACGTCGGCGACGGGCTGAGCACCACGAACCTGGCCGGGCGTACGCTCGCGGACCTGCTCACCGGATCCCGCACCGACCTGACCATGCTGCCGTGGGTGGGGCACCGCTCACCGCGATGGGAGCCGGAGCCGCTCCGGTTCGCCGGGGCCAACGCGGGCCTCGTCGCGATGGAGTCCGCCGACCTGGAGGAGTCCGTCACCCGTCGCGCCTCCGTCATCGCGCGCACCCTCTCCCCCCTCATCGGCCACTGACCCGCCCCCTCTCAAACGCCTCCGCCCACCGTCGAGTCCGCAAACTTTGCACGCACGCGTGGCGTGTCGTGTGCAAAGAGTGCGTACTCGACGGTGGGCGGAGGGGCGCTGGGGGCGGGGCGCAGGGGCGCGAGGCGCAGGGGTCAGGAGGCGAGGACGGCCTGGAGCTCGAGGGTGATGGTGACCTCGTCGCCGAGCAGCATGCCGCCGGTCTCGAGCGCGGCGTTGTAGGTCAGGCCGAAGTCCTCACGGTTGATCTTGGTCTTCGCGGTCGCGCCGGCCTTGTAGTTGCCGTACGGGTCCTGGCCGAAGCCGCCGAAGTCGAACTCGAAGGTGACGGGCTTGGTGATGCCCTTGATGGTGAGGTCGCCGTCGACGAGGAACTCGCCGTTCTCGTGGCGCACGCCGGTCGAGACGAAGTCGATCGTCGGGTGCTCCTCGGCGAGGAAGAAGTCGCCGGTGCGGAGGTGCGCGTCGCGGTTCTTGTCCTTGGTGTTGATGGAGGCGACGTCGGCCTTCGCGGTGACCTTCGACTCGAGCGGGTTCTCGGCGGTCACGAAGGTGGCGTCGAAGTTCTCGAAGACGCCCTTCACCTTGCTGATCATCAGGTGACGGATGCTGAAGCCGACCTCGCTGTGGGCGGGGTCGATGGTCCAGGTGCCAGCCTTGTAGCCGGGGATCTCGATAGTCACGGTGTCTCCTAGAAGTCGCGCGCCGGGCGGCCCATCCGCCCCGCGTCGAATACATGCAAGCGTATGGACTCCCGGACTATTCCGCGATTCACGAAAAAAGTTGACGCGTCACTCTTCCGCGGAGAGCGATCGACGCAGCTCCAGCAGCTTGAGCGCGTCCGTGTCGATCTGCGCGACCGGGATGCGTCCCTGCTGCACAGCCGTGACGACGGCATCGATGAGAGCATCCGGATCGCCTCCGGCCGGCAGCACGTCGAGCACCATGGTGTTCCCCGCCGCGATCGCCTGCACCGCGTTCTCCCCCGGGTCCTGGTACTGCGGCAGCCCCGTGTCCTGCAGCATCCGCAGATCGTCGGTGATGCTCGCGCCGCGGAACCCGAGCTCGTCGGTCAGGATGCGGTGCCAGGCCGCCGAGAGCGACGCGGGCGCCGCATCCACCTGGGTATAGGCGAGGTGCCCGAACATCACCAGCTCGGCACCGGCGGAGATGCCCGCCTGGAACGGCGGGGCGTCACGCGTCGACCAGTCCTGCTTGCTGACGGCGGTCGACGGCACGGCATTGTGCGAGTCGGCCTCGCTCTCGCCGTGGCCGGGGAAGTGCTTGAGCGTGCTCAGCACCGTCCCGCGCTCCCCCGTCACCGAGGCGGCGACACGGGCGGCCGCCGCGCCAGGGTCCGTCCCGAGCACGCGGTCGGCGATGAACGAGGCCGGGTCCGCGGTGACGTCGGCGACAGTCCCGAAGTTCACGGAGATCCCGGCCTGCTTCAGGAGCGTCGCGCGCCGGGCGAAGGCGTCGCGCGTCGCTGCCGGGTCCTGGTCCCGCAGGGTGTCGGCGCCGGGCTGATCATCCCAGCCGAGGCGCGTGACGTCGCCACCCTCCTCGTCCACACCGATCAGCGGAGGGAGGCCCGGGTCGGAGGCCGTCATGGCCGCCGTCTGCGCGGCGAGCTCGGCGGGGGTCGACGGGATGTTGTCGCCCATCAGGATCATGCCGCCGACGCCGTACCGGTCGACGTATCCGCGCAGCGCCGGGGGGTCGGTACCGGGTGTGTGCAGCATGAACAGGCTCGCCACCTTCTGCCGCAGGGTCAGGTTGGCGAGGCGCTGCCGGGCGTACGCTTCGAC is from Leifsonia sp. 466MF and encodes:
- a CDS encoding YceI family protein, coding for MTIEIPGYKAGTWTIDPAHSEVGFSIRHLMISKVKGVFENFDATFVTAENPLESKVTAKADVASINTKDKNRDAHLRTGDFFLAEEHPTIDFVSTGVRHENGEFLVDGDLTIKGITKPVTFEFDFGGFGQDPYGNYKAGATAKTKINREDFGLTYNAALETGGMLLGDEVTITLELQAVLAS
- a CDS encoding NAD(P)/FAD-dependent oxidoreductase produces the protein MDYRTVGFWFDSIAADEDGFRPRPGLDADADVDVAVVGAGLTGLWTAYYLQERDPSLRILLLEKEVAGFGASGRNGGWCSSLFPWSASKLDARYGRDAAVGMRQAMVDTVDEVGRVAETEGIDIDFARGGTVTFARSTPQVAAARAEFEESERYGVDRVALWGTETVRSRFGVRDALAATYTPACARIHPAKLVRGLARVVERRGATIAEGTEVLSWDAGTVQVRSGGCARTVRAGTVVNATEGYGSQLPQVGRRILPLYSLMIATEPLPDATWERIGIEHGQTFTDFRNLIVYGQRTADNRFAFGGRGARYHLGSAIRPGYDRSPRVRDHLIHTLHDLFPDAAGARITHHWGGPLGVPRDWHASVGYDRDAREAWAGGYVGDGLSTTNLAGRTLADLLTGSRTDLTMLPWVGHRSPRWEPEPLRFAGANAGLVAMESADLEESVTRRASVIARTLSPLIGH
- a CDS encoding glycoside hydrolase family 3 N-terminal domain-containing protein, which encodes MRAARRRTAAVVAVALSATLLMAGLSGCVGAAPAHTIGATHTAGAAPTPSPTPTVDPVEAYARQRLANLTLRQKVASLFMLHTPGTDPPALRGYVDRYGVGGMILMGDNIPSTPAELAAQTAAMTASDPGLPPLIGVDEEGGDVTRLGWDDQPGADTLRDQDPAATRDAFARRATLLKQAGISVNFGTVADVTADPASFIADRVLGTDPGAAAARVAASVTGERGTVLSTLKHFPGHGESEADSHNAVPSTAVSKQDWSTRDAPPFQAGISAGAELVMFGHLAYTQVDAAPASLSAAWHRILTDELGFRGASITDDLRMLQDTGLPQYQDPGENAVQAIAAGNTMVLDVLPAGGDPDALIDAVVTAVQQGRIPVAQIDTDALKLLELRRSLSAEE